In Chondrinema litorale, a single window of DNA contains:
- a CDS encoding bifunctional helix-turn-helix transcriptional regulator/GNAT family N-acetyltransferase: MVVQQIRAFNRFYTNFLGLVNNKILNSPLSLSESRVLYELGQKESIPTAELLVAIQIDKGYLSRILKKFEKEGLIVKSVSVEDKRVQNLSLTLKGKDLFDEMTVRSEEQIEHYTNHLTTDAKEELAGMFKKSEMYLNKQQADPELSLSDINIRTTLESGDMGFVIQTHGEMYKSSMDFGLDFEYYVVKSMAEFYENYNPETSRVWVCEHNKKKIGFLCLFDRGNNTAQLRYFFIFPAYRGIGLGKKMMQLYMDFMQEKGFKKAFLLTTEGLPTAASLYTRNGFELVEEKTTTTFGREIIERKYEMHL, encoded by the coding sequence ATGGTAGTACAGCAGATTAGAGCATTTAACAGATTCTATACAAACTTTCTTGGTTTAGTAAATAACAAAATTTTAAACAGTCCACTTTCACTCTCTGAGTCTAGGGTGTTGTATGAACTTGGGCAAAAAGAATCGATTCCTACAGCCGAACTTTTAGTTGCCATCCAAATTGATAAAGGCTATTTAAGCAGAATCCTGAAAAAATTTGAGAAAGAAGGATTGATCGTAAAATCAGTTTCAGTTGAAGATAAAAGAGTGCAGAACCTAAGTCTAACATTAAAAGGGAAAGATCTTTTCGATGAGATGACGGTTAGATCTGAAGAGCAAATTGAGCATTATACCAATCACTTAACTACAGATGCCAAAGAAGAACTGGCTGGAATGTTTAAAAAGAGTGAAATGTATTTAAACAAACAGCAAGCTGACCCTGAATTATCTTTGAGTGATATCAATATTAGAACAACATTGGAGTCTGGAGATATGGGTTTTGTAATTCAAACACATGGAGAAATGTATAAGTCTTCGATGGATTTCGGGCTTGATTTTGAGTATTATGTGGTTAAAAGCATGGCTGAGTTTTATGAAAACTACAATCCGGAAACCAGTAGGGTTTGGGTTTGTGAGCATAATAAAAAGAAAATAGGGTTTTTATGTTTGTTCGATAGAGGAAATAACACAGCACAACTCCGTTATTTCTTTATTTTTCCGGCATACAGAGGTATTGGTTTAGGTAAAAAAATGATGCAGTTGTATATGGATTTTATGCAGGAAAAAGGCTTTAAAAAAGCATTCTTATTAACAACCGAAGGTTTGCCTACGGCAGCTAGTTTGTATACAAGAAATGGATTTGAGTTAGTAGAAGAAAAAACAACTACTACTTTTGGCAGAGAGATTATTGAAAGAAAGTATGAAATGCATCTGTAA
- a CDS encoding winged helix DNA-binding domain-containing protein, whose translation MNLIDIARARMYNQQITQKQFKTITELVKWMGAMQAQDAAMVNWAIAQRLPHFTENDVRKALDAAEILRTHLMRPTWHVVTASDIYWILELTAPQILAANKGRHKQLELDDKTIAKSNDIIVRNLEGGKHLTREEIVVELQKAGIDTSANRASHLFMCAELEGIICSGKMKGKKQTYALLPERVPQKNLLTQEEALATLAKKYFASHGPATLKDFIWWSGLKVRDAKKALELIKADLISENVEDDTCFFTDNINIAEPKEDVFLLPAFDEYLISYTNRNASITSEHHKKAISINGIFWPIIIVDGQVKGTWKRVIKKDKVEISTTMFDTVRDIVKDKINEKAREFGVFLQKEVLFK comes from the coding sequence ATGAATCTGATCGACATTGCCCGAGCAAGAATGTATAACCAGCAGATTACGCAAAAACAGTTTAAAACTATAACTGAATTGGTTAAATGGATGGGAGCGATGCAAGCACAAGATGCAGCAATGGTTAATTGGGCAATAGCACAAAGATTACCACATTTTACTGAGAATGATGTAAGAAAAGCTTTAGATGCTGCTGAGATACTTCGAACACATTTAATGAGACCAACTTGGCATGTGGTTACTGCATCAGATATTTATTGGATACTAGAATTAACAGCGCCACAAATCTTAGCTGCTAATAAAGGTAGGCATAAACAACTGGAACTAGATGATAAAACTATCGCCAAGAGTAATGATATTATAGTGAGAAATCTGGAAGGAGGCAAACACTTAACCCGAGAAGAGATAGTTGTAGAATTACAAAAAGCTGGAATAGATACCAGTGCTAACAGAGCGTCTCATTTGTTTATGTGTGCAGAATTGGAGGGCATTATTTGCAGTGGAAAAATGAAAGGTAAAAAGCAAACTTATGCTTTATTACCAGAACGTGTTCCTCAAAAAAATCTCCTTACACAAGAAGAAGCATTGGCAACACTTGCTAAAAAATATTTTGCCAGTCATGGTCCGGCAACGCTCAAAGATTTTATTTGGTGGTCTGGTTTAAAAGTGCGAGATGCTAAAAAAGCTTTAGAACTAATTAAAGCAGATTTGATTTCAGAAAATGTGGAAGATGATACCTGCTTTTTCACTGATAATATAAATATAGCTGAACCTAAAGAAGATGTATTTCTATTGCCCGCCTTTGATGAATACTTAATTAGTTACACAAATCGCAATGCTAGTATTACATCAGAACATCATAAAAAAGCCATTTCAATTAATGGGATTTTTTGGCCGATAATTATTGTAGATGGTCAGGTAAAAGGAACTTGGAAGAGAGTAATAAAGAAAGATAAAGTGGAAATTAGTACTACAATGTTCGATACTGTGAGAGATATAGTGAAAGATAAAATAAATGAAAAAGCCCGGGAATTTGGAGTATTTCTACAAAAAGAAGTGCTCTTTAAATAG
- a CDS encoding aldehyde dehydrogenase family protein, translating to MENVTTMLPFVDTHVDFKSQYDNFIGGEWVKPVRGEYFDNVTPINGEVFTRAARSTKEDIELALDAAHKAFPSWSKTGAATRSNLLLKIAQIIEDNLEYLATVETIDNGKAIRETRAADIPLCIDHFRYFAGVIRGDESTISEHDEHTVSINLHEPIGVVGQIIPWNFPLLMATWKIAPALAAGNCVIVKPAEQTPTGIMCLMELIQDVLPKGVLNIVTGFGPEAGKPLATSSRIAKVAFTGETTTGRLIMQYASENLIPVTMELGGKSPNIFFKSVGDADDAYFDKAVEGAVMFALNQGEVCTCPSRILVHEDIYDKFMERVVERTKAIKMGNPLDPSVMMGAQASNDQFEKILNYLQIGREEGAQVLCGGGKFQLNSGLEKGYYIQPTIFKGHNKMRVFQEEIFGPVTSVTTFKTTEEAIEIANDTLYGLGAGVWTRDAHEIYQVPRAIQAGRVWVNCYHAYPAHAPFGGYKKSGFGRETHKMMLNHYRQTKNMLISYQKEKLGFF from the coding sequence ATGGAAAATGTAACAACAATGCTCCCTTTTGTGGACACTCATGTAGATTTCAAATCTCAGTATGACAATTTTATTGGTGGTGAATGGGTAAAACCTGTTAGAGGCGAATATTTTGATAATGTAACGCCAATTAACGGAGAAGTTTTTACTCGTGCTGCAAGATCTACCAAAGAAGATATTGAACTTGCTCTTGATGCGGCACACAAAGCTTTCCCTTCGTGGAGTAAAACTGGAGCGGCAACAAGATCAAATCTTTTGTTAAAGATTGCTCAAATTATAGAAGATAACCTAGAGTACTTAGCTACTGTAGAGACTATCGATAATGGTAAGGCAATAAGAGAAACAAGAGCAGCAGATATTCCTTTATGTATCGATCATTTCCGCTATTTCGCAGGTGTAATAAGAGGAGATGAAAGTACAATTTCTGAACACGACGAACATACTGTCAGCATTAACTTGCACGAGCCTATTGGTGTCGTCGGTCAAATTATTCCATGGAACTTCCCATTGTTGATGGCTACATGGAAAATTGCTCCAGCATTGGCAGCCGGAAACTGTGTAATTGTAAAGCCTGCAGAGCAAACACCAACTGGTATTATGTGCTTGATGGAACTGATTCAAGATGTACTACCAAAAGGTGTATTAAACATTGTTACTGGCTTTGGTCCAGAGGCAGGTAAACCATTAGCAACTTCTTCTAGAATTGCAAAAGTGGCATTTACTGGAGAGACTACTACGGGTAGATTAATTATGCAATATGCTTCTGAAAACCTTATTCCTGTAACTATGGAACTAGGTGGTAAGTCGCCAAACATCTTCTTTAAATCTGTAGGTGATGCAGACGATGCTTATTTTGATAAAGCAGTAGAAGGTGCAGTAATGTTTGCATTAAACCAAGGTGAAGTTTGTACTTGTCCTTCTAGAATTCTTGTACACGAAGATATTTACGATAAGTTTATGGAAAGAGTGGTTGAGAGAACCAAAGCAATTAAAATGGGTAATCCACTCGATCCTTCAGTTATGATGGGTGCACAGGCATCTAACGACCAGTTTGAAAAAATACTTAACTATCTCCAAATAGGACGTGAAGAAGGAGCGCAAGTGCTTTGTGGTGGTGGTAAGTTCCAGTTAAATAGTGGTTTGGAAAAAGGATATTACATCCAACCAACCATATTTAAAGGACATAACAAAATGCGTGTTTTCCAAGAAGAAATTTTTGGCCCTGTAACCTCAGTTACCACATTTAAAACTACAGAAGAGGCAATTGAAATTGCCAACGATACCCTTTATGGGTTGGGTGCAGGTGTGTGGACACGCGATGCGCATGAGATATATCAAGTTCCAAGAGCAATACAGGCAGGTCGTGTATGGGTGAACTGTTATCACGCTTATCCGGCTCACGCTCCATTTGGCGGATACAAAAAATCTGGTTTTGGTAGAGAAACTCACAAAATGATGTTGAATCACTACCGCCAGACAAAGAATATGTTAATATCATATCAGAAGGAGAAGCTAGGCTTTTTTTAG
- a CDS encoding AraC family transcriptional regulator, with translation MHTEYSNMAFEVSIETVSKWEKKAHKHSFFELVYIKEGKGKQCINYNIFDYEKNNIFLLPPLDCHSFNIEIPTTFVFLKFSEKLFEQNNAYEINIQNWFDKIAYILRNYNKATGNIIKNQEDNSKIVQLIDLIIAENQKRDQYSTAIIQSMVVGILNLLTRHIEQEVYNIAKPNDSKFSALLKYIQKHLFDNEKLKIPILAERFNISPTYFSEYFKQNYGATLQKYILKSRFKVVETRLLYSDLTIKEIAFEVGFSDSSHLSNIFKRHYKMSIGAFRKRGEYQLLKTSNTTGKCAI, from the coding sequence ATGCATACTGAGTATTCAAATATGGCTTTTGAGGTTTCTATTGAAACTGTAAGTAAATGGGAGAAAAAGGCACACAAGCATTCTTTTTTTGAACTCGTTTACATAAAAGAAGGCAAAGGCAAGCAATGCATCAATTACAACATATTCGATTACGAAAAGAATAACATTTTTCTTCTACCTCCGCTAGACTGTCACTCATTTAATATTGAGATTCCTACAACTTTTGTTTTTCTTAAGTTCTCGGAGAAATTATTTGAGCAAAATAATGCCTATGAAATCAACATTCAAAACTGGTTTGATAAGATAGCATACATCCTTAGAAACTATAACAAAGCCACTGGTAATATCATTAAAAATCAAGAAGACAATAGTAAGATTGTACAACTAATAGATTTAATTATTGCCGAAAACCAGAAAAGAGACCAATACTCTACAGCAATTATTCAAAGTATGGTAGTTGGGATTCTTAACTTGCTTACAAGACATATAGAACAAGAGGTTTATAACATTGCAAAGCCCAACGATTCTAAATTTAGTGCATTGTTAAAATACATACAGAAACATCTCTTTGATAATGAGAAATTAAAAATCCCAATTTTAGCAGAAAGATTTAATATTTCTCCTACTTATTTTAGTGAGTACTTTAAACAAAACTATGGAGCTACTTTACAAAAGTATATCTTAAAATCAAGGTTTAAAGTTGTGGAAACCAGACTTTTATATTCTGACCTTACTATAAAAGAAATTGCCTTCGAAGTAGGTTTTTCTGATTCGAGTCACCTTTCAAATATTTTTAAAAGGCATTATAAAATGTCGATTGGAGCGTTTAGAAAAAGGGGTGAATATCAATTATTAAAAACATCGAACACAACGGGGAAATGTGCCATTTAA
- a CDS encoding NADP-dependent oxidoreductase, protein MKAITLRAFGDIDQFELIETAVPQLASGEVLVKVKTIGLNPVDYKTRQGKAMAKKLKQPYILGWDVSGVVEKAATDSKFKVGDEVFGMVNFPGSGNAYAEYVAAPESHLVIKPQNISFEEAAAAPLAALTVYQTIVKYANIKTGDRVLIHAGAGGVGHLAIQIAKSFGAYVIATASAKNKEFLEQLGTDEFIDYNAVNFETAVKDIDVVLDGVGGEVAEKSLKVLKKGGFLHSIPSAAKDLTAIRDDVEAPWILVESNGEDMEQVAKYLAEGAVKVHIQQVYNLEQIGKAHKQLESRRTRGKLVVKID, encoded by the coding sequence ATGAAAGCGATTACATTAAGAGCATTTGGAGATATTGATCAGTTTGAATTGATAGAGACTGCTGTTCCTCAATTAGCATCTGGAGAAGTACTTGTTAAAGTTAAAACAATTGGATTAAATCCTGTTGACTATAAAACCAGACAAGGCAAAGCAATGGCAAAAAAGCTTAAGCAACCTTATATACTAGGTTGGGATGTTTCTGGTGTAGTAGAAAAAGCAGCGACAGATAGTAAATTCAAAGTGGGAGACGAGGTATTTGGTATGGTTAACTTTCCGGGGAGTGGAAATGCCTATGCAGAGTATGTAGCAGCTCCTGAATCACATCTGGTAATTAAGCCACAAAACATCAGCTTCGAAGAAGCTGCTGCGGCTCCCTTAGCTGCACTTACTGTTTATCAAACCATTGTAAAGTATGCGAATATAAAAACAGGAGACCGAGTTTTAATTCATGCTGGTGCTGGTGGAGTTGGCCATTTAGCTATACAAATCGCCAAGAGTTTTGGTGCTTATGTGATTGCTACAGCTTCTGCTAAAAACAAAGAGTTTTTAGAGCAATTAGGCACAGATGAATTTATAGATTACAATGCTGTAAACTTTGAAACAGCTGTTAAAGACATAGATGTTGTTCTAGACGGAGTTGGGGGAGAAGTCGCGGAGAAATCTTTAAAAGTCCTTAAAAAAGGAGGGTTTCTTCATTCTATACCATCAGCTGCTAAAGATTTAACAGCCATTCGAGATGATGTAGAAGCACCTTGGATTTTGGTTGAGTCTAATGGAGAAGATATGGAGCAAGTGGCAAAATATTTAGCAGAAGGTGCAGTAAAAGTTCATATTCAACAAGTTTACAATCTGGAGCAAATTGGAAAGGCTCACAAACAACTAGAAAGCAGAAGAACCAGAGGAAAATTGGTAGTTAAAATTGACTAA
- a CDS encoding DUF779 domain-containing protein, translated as MIPRVTATDKTIELINELIIENGPLIFHQSGGCCDGSQPMCFPADEFKIGYSDVQLGEIGGVPFWMSGDQYEYWKHTQLTIDVVDGRGSSFSLEIPKGKRFIVKSRLFKDDEVNNLVEISRLED; from the coding sequence ATGATACCTAGAGTCACTGCAACGGATAAAACAATCGAATTAATTAACGAACTAATAATTGAAAACGGCCCCTTAATCTTTCATCAGAGTGGAGGATGCTGTGACGGTTCTCAACCTATGTGTTTTCCAGCTGATGAATTTAAGATAGGTTATAGCGATGTACAATTAGGGGAAATTGGTGGTGTACCATTCTGGATGAGTGGAGATCAATACGAATATTGGAAACATACCCAGTTAACAATAGACGTGGTGGATGGTAGAGGTTCTAGTTTTTCGCTTGAAATACCTAAGGGCAAACGCTTTATAGTAAAATCAAGATTATTTAAGGATGATGAAGTAAATAATCTTGTAGAGATAAGTCGATTAGAAGATTAA
- a CDS encoding helix-turn-helix domain-containing protein, with the protein MNLITPYRLTGIDKLHSMVEHRNRFNLDFCELNVFETHKQAYDFKLKFGGFTITSMLRGKKVMRLKGVDDFEYLPGETLLAPAETLLRIDFPEAEMEHPTQCTALVLDNSYLFKQLEHINSTWNQKDSQLKEWKINPDEFFLKNNTDLARISTRLLDAFTANDPFKEYQVDLILRELVLCMLKLQNLSVINKEHKSDSNRSPFHAVLNYISNNLSSDIRIEVLCRIACMSKSSFYRAFTDEYGITPVQLILEERIKYAKTLLCEDNISIKEIAYACGFNDPNYFSRMFKKMENESPVEFRTKNKKISKRLSF; encoded by the coding sequence TTGAACTTAATCACTCCATACAGACTTACAGGCATTGATAAATTGCATTCTATGGTTGAACATAGGAATAGGTTTAACCTCGATTTTTGCGAACTAAACGTATTTGAAACCCACAAACAAGCTTACGATTTTAAGCTAAAATTTGGTGGATTTACAATTACATCAATGCTTCGAGGCAAAAAAGTAATGAGGCTAAAGGGCGTAGATGATTTTGAATATTTACCAGGAGAAACGCTACTTGCTCCTGCCGAAACATTGTTAAGAATTGATTTTCCTGAAGCTGAAATGGAACATCCTACACAATGCACAGCATTGGTTTTGGATAACAGTTACCTATTTAAACAGCTTGAGCATATCAATTCGACATGGAATCAAAAAGATTCTCAACTAAAAGAGTGGAAAATAAATCCAGACGAGTTTTTTCTTAAAAATAATACAGATTTAGCCAGAATAAGTACCCGTCTATTAGATGCTTTTACGGCTAATGATCCTTTTAAAGAATACCAAGTAGATCTGATTTTGAGAGAGTTAGTGCTTTGCATGTTAAAATTGCAAAACCTCTCTGTAATAAATAAGGAACACAAATCTGATTCGAACAGGTCACCATTCCATGCGGTGTTAAATTATATATCTAATAATTTAAGCTCCGATATTCGTATTGAAGTACTTTGTAGAATAGCTTGTATGAGCAAGTCTTCTTTTTACAGAGCATTTACTGACGAATATGGAATTACACCTGTACAATTGATTTTAGAAGAGCGTATAAAATACGCCAAGACGTTGTTATGCGAAGATAATATTAGTATTAAAGAGATTGCTTACGCCTGTGGATTTAACGATCCAAATTACTTTAGCAGGATGTTTAAAAAAATGGAAAATGAATCTCCAGTAGAATTCAGAACGAAAAATAAAAAGATCAGCAAGCGATTGAGTTTTTAA
- a CDS encoding SusD/RagB family nutrient-binding outer membrane lipoprotein produces the protein MKKFSFYKYIAVFLAIFGTSCESIVDDLNVDPNNPTDASASLILTGAQVANMTIQEGHANRVANMWSGYYNGADRQYADYALYNVNAGNFNSDWSNLYQGVVSQTTLIIEKSTETNDRHMIGIAKIIKANAIGEATELWGDVPFTQTIQFDIANPEFDGQVSTLYPALLSLLDEAIADLESGEGSSPGDADIHFSGVKANWLEVAHTLKARYYMDLKDYSSAYTEALSGISSADGDMISPHGITNDGDMNMTYDFLVVGRAGDMDAGVGDDADGEQVYAADLLDPSEPEYRGNDKTDETARFMYLYLDNGADSYTGRLEPNYLAVSNGDAYNGAVGIDMDYRTITYAENLLTLAEAGLRSQGFDAGLTHLNEFRAYMNEGGYIDATYLADFAAVYEPYVAADFASGGIANTDGLSADDALLMEILEERYVTFVGTYLGFNDLRRTQDDAISIPVEMTLNRGAEFPQRLIYGQDELNSNLNAPSPVPGVFDRTEIYQ, from the coding sequence ATGAAAAAATTCAGTTTTTATAAATATATAGCAGTATTTCTGGCAATTTTTGGGACTTCTTGTGAATCTATTGTAGATGATTTGAATGTCGATCCCAATAATCCGACAGATGCTTCTGCAAGTTTGATTTTAACCGGTGCTCAGGTAGCTAACATGACTATTCAAGAAGGGCATGCTAACAGGGTTGCTAACATGTGGTCTGGTTATTATAATGGTGCTGACCGCCAGTATGCAGATTATGCCTTGTACAATGTAAACGCAGGTAATTTTAACTCAGATTGGTCTAACTTATATCAAGGTGTGGTAAGCCAAACTACTTTGATAATTGAAAAATCGACTGAGACAAACGATCGCCACATGATTGGTATCGCTAAGATTATTAAAGCTAATGCAATTGGTGAAGCAACTGAATTATGGGGAGATGTTCCTTTTACTCAAACTATTCAGTTTGATATTGCTAATCCAGAATTTGATGGACAGGTTTCTACCTTATATCCTGCATTACTTAGTTTACTAGACGAAGCAATTGCCGATTTAGAATCTGGTGAAGGTTCTTCTCCAGGAGATGCAGATATTCATTTTAGTGGTGTAAAAGCTAACTGGCTTGAGGTTGCTCATACCCTAAAGGCTCGCTACTATATGGATTTAAAAGATTATTCTTCTGCTTATACTGAGGCATTAAGTGGTATTAGTAGTGCAGACGGTGATATGATTTCTCCACATGGTATTACAAACGATGGTGACATGAACATGACTTACGATTTCTTAGTAGTAGGTCGTGCTGGTGATATGGATGCTGGTGTTGGCGATGATGCCGATGGTGAGCAGGTTTATGCTGCTGATTTACTTGATCCATCTGAGCCAGAATACAGAGGAAATGATAAAACCGACGAAACTGCTCGTTTCATGTACTTATACCTAGATAATGGAGCAGATAGTTATACTGGTCGTTTAGAGCCAAACTACCTAGCAGTTTCTAATGGTGATGCCTATAATGGCGCTGTTGGAATTGATATGGATTACAGAACAATAACTTATGCTGAGAACTTATTAACGTTAGCAGAAGCTGGTCTTCGTAGCCAAGGTTTCGATGCAGGTTTAACTCACTTAAATGAGTTTAGAGCATACATGAACGAGGGTGGATATATCGATGCGACTTATCTTGCAGATTTTGCAGCAGTTTACGAGCCATATGTAGCTGCAGATTTTGCTTCTGGAGGTATCGCAAACACAGATGGTTTATCTGCCGATGATGCATTGTTAATGGAAATTCTTGAAGAGCGCTATGTTACTTTTGTAGGTACTTACTTAGGCTTTAACGATCTTCGTAGAACACAAGATGATGCGATCTCAATTCCTGTTGAAATGACACTTAACAGAGGTGCAGAATTTCCTCAAAGGTTAATTTATGGTCAGGATGAGCTAAACTCAAACTTAAATGCCCCTAGTCCAGTACCAGGTGTTTTTGATAGAACAGAAATTTATCAATAA
- a CDS encoding VOC family protein: protein MENQSKILATRYVLAVQNLEKSAIYYQEKLGFQSLWNGEGWHFLKRESFVVMLGECADDKSAFETSNHSYFAYVEVSGIDDLYKEFVVNDVEILTKPEDKPWSQREFAIRTIDGHRIMFGQAL from the coding sequence ATGGAAAATCAATCTAAAATTTTAGCAACTCGCTATGTGTTAGCGGTCCAAAATCTTGAAAAATCTGCAATTTATTATCAGGAAAAGCTGGGTTTCCAATCTCTTTGGAATGGCGAAGGCTGGCATTTTCTAAAAAGAGAAAGCTTTGTTGTAATGTTAGGTGAATGTGCAGATGATAAATCTGCCTTTGAAACCAGCAATCATTCATATTTTGCTTATGTAGAAGTGAGTGGAATTGATGATTTATATAAAGAGTTTGTAGTTAATGATGTAGAAATTTTGACTAAGCCTGAAGATAAACCTTGGAGCCAACGTGAGTTTGCCATTAGAACAATTGATGGGCATAGAATAATGTTTGGTCAAGCCTTGTAG
- a CDS encoding pectinesterase family protein — translation MKNMKWISILLLLVSYQLCAEDKFKMVVAQDGSGDFETIQEAINASKAFPPQRVVIFIKNGVYKEKVKVHSWNNKLSLIGESVENTIITYDDYFDKIDLGRNSTFYSQTLMVQGDDFIGENFTVKNTAGRVGQAVTVAVEADRCVFKNCKFMGDQDTLYAAGQNDRQYYLNCYIEGTTDFIFGAATAVFDSCTINSKSNSFITAASTPKGKPYGYVFRNCKITADEGVDEVYLGRPWRDYAKTVFINCELGAHILPVGWDNWSSPEKEKTTFYAEYGNTGKGAAASKRVGWSHQLSAKEAKKYTLENIFAPVVSQDIPLKDWVK, via the coding sequence ATGAAAAATATGAAATGGATTAGCATTTTGCTCTTATTAGTCAGCTATCAACTTTGTGCAGAAGATAAATTTAAAATGGTTGTAGCGCAAGATGGCAGTGGAGATTTTGAAACCATACAAGAAGCAATTAATGCTAGCAAAGCATTCCCACCGCAAAGAGTTGTTATTTTCATTAAAAATGGAGTTTACAAAGAGAAGGTAAAAGTACACTCGTGGAACAACAAACTTTCGCTAATTGGAGAGAGTGTAGAAAACACAATCATCACTTATGATGATTACTTCGATAAAATTGATTTAGGTAGAAATAGTACCTTTTATAGCCAAACCTTAATGGTACAGGGAGACGATTTTATTGGAGAGAATTTTACAGTTAAAAACACTGCTGGTAGAGTGGGACAGGCAGTTACTGTGGCAGTCGAAGCAGACAGATGTGTTTTTAAAAATTGTAAGTTTATGGGTGACCAAGATACCTTGTATGCAGCCGGGCAAAATGATAGACAATACTATTTAAATTGCTATATCGAAGGAACCACCGATTTTATATTTGGTGCTGCTACAGCAGTTTTCGATTCTTGTACCATCAATAGTAAAAGTAACTCATTTATTACGGCGGCAAGTACACCCAAAGGCAAACCATATGGCTATGTTTTTAGAAATTGCAAGATTACCGCAGACGAAGGAGTAGATGAGGTTTATTTGGGTAGACCTTGGCGCGATTATGCCAAAACTGTATTTATCAATTGCGAATTGGGAGCGCATATTTTGCCAGTTGGTTGGGATAACTGGTCAAGTCCCGAAAAAGAAAAAACGACCTTCTACGCTGAATATGGAAATACTGGTAAAGGTGCAGCTGCTTCTAAACGCGTAGGTTGGAGCCATCAGTTATCAGCCAAAGAAGCTAAAAAATATACCTTAGAAAACATTTTTGCTCCAGTAGTTTCACAAGATATTCCACTAAAAGATTGGGTAAAATAA